A genomic segment from Nicotiana sylvestris chromosome 1, ASM39365v2, whole genome shotgun sequence encodes:
- the LOC104240900 gene encoding protein TIME FOR COFFEE isoform X2: MDRNREARRSGGMVAAAATSNGLSSRRRHRTNSLRDSPDEDGGVEIQESVRLRERVKKDRDRERERERERERERERDNRDRDRDRISRSKRRRGERLIGGVDDSSEESVNDDEEEDDEDTTTTTTATANNVGVSGSSSTRLLPPNPPVPVTVGSISNHHHHHNNHNHNNHHLQPPRKSFPPNTTRVFRTATPAAAAAPVWKPGDEMIGVSVPRKARSASTKRSHDWISGVSGGGCVGGNSGVITGEQIHQQVSTASPVRQNIPATSTQSPAAPLSPSSSNVSVRKKIKPNGQKRPPAKSPPKAASSNNPEELEIEIAEVLYGLMTQSQGPSKKESGGGGRNDTTREVNNRSRVSSPVSNSNSSATPLSAVAPKRKRPRQVLENPGGFGARSSPISSSTATNKVEMDQTTTMKMEVSSPNLEKTPQSAAENGVSLYDLSASVQSLPVASDPVPETMKVESEAKRRPEESEFMESKEEVRESSTLGAENSNREDAVAVTQVIVSEVESQREEKFQIDLMLRSSPEREAEIDFGSAAVDKKPILAENIVEMKPSVKEKDNERIGKAEKEEVISVEADEKKTKAAALEELNPHKASEGSRGRNIDLQLDLERPEKDSGVSSKFQQQSQKLLQQQPPPQKATKEEPIIEKTGQSSSLPMPMSMASWPGGLPPMGYMAPLQGVVAMDGTTVSSAPIQPLFSQPRPKRCATHCYIARNIHCLQQFMKMHPFWPPAAGSAPFYGAKTNLNVLPPTDLAGRATAGPDKGQGLAIFPNNVGKDKVQPANIADATAQRKQQILLQQALPPVAPNNLLHGPTFIFPINQQQAAAAAAVRPGPTKSPSTTATAALPNTSNPAAGTAASAAAGGAATAISFNYPNMSPNEAQYLAILQNNAYAFPIPAVGAPPNYRGAHPQPMPLFNGSFYSSQMIHPSQVQQQQQPPTSQSQQMQQGQQNTSMSSGSSSSQKHLQSQQQRSQGNAVTGGNLHNFPGSKNHPSQSPAQSQNQHIPQQTRHIENEVGSEDSPSTTERKRSHGPMNVYNQNFAMPMHPSNFGLMTPPATFGIASSAGGGSNHQTEKKSQQQQGLKTNLESVPPQPFAMSFASLNGATAGPGIDMSMAQNHAIFQSLPEATRQNLQMAAAAAQAVQQKKNFRISEDGKSGSSDQSGADAERKGLAMKQPSVNAGQSIAFSRSEMSDASGSNIAANSVIDSSSRSLNLPSGASWTARAAMPNAMGAVNVPNAQLQAQIQHQQQQMIQLHKQQQQQQQMAAAAAARSKTPASSNGNAYSDHLTSSASASSKFPNAMSAFPQNLVQTGNNSSQAQSPQWKNSTRTSTSQAPSSLSSTSSLKNLSQQQVRSQQSHTQISFGTNQKSAAPPQGQQPPNNNQSPSSPMMVGSPTTSSISKGACGSPRHTNSASASNKTGGQSSSLSTQQGKSSPSLPNQKSSPAGGRNVPSILGNPHTASTSGSGTKSQMQQQQQQLQQQQQHLQKSMQQAQLFFSSPYMQAQPPHSTGTNSTGQATGGYYLQRRRSEQPAQQPTGSSTASSSSGMLTLCPVTLGGGTTSDPAKAIAAAAAASNMKGGVLPSQGILHAAQYTTPTSGSQHQLLPAGFSYVHPVPAAVQVKPAEQKQPAGNDNLHACWQPEKK; encoded by the exons ATGGATAGGAACAGAGAAGCAAGAAGAAGTGGGGGTATGGTAGCAGCGGCAGCTACATCTAATGGATTATCATCAAGACGCAGACATAGAACTAATAGTCTTAGAGATTCCCCTG ATGAAGATGGGGGTGTAGAGATACAAGAATCTGTAAGGTTAAGGGAAAGAGTGAAGAAAGATCGAGATCGTGAACGGGAAAGAGAAAGAGAACGAGAACGAGAGAGAGAAAGGGATAATAGGGATAGAGATAGAGATAGGATAAGTCGGAGTAAAAGGAGGAGAGGTGAAAGGTTAATTGGTGGTGTTGATGATAGTTCAGAAGAAAGTGTAaacgatgatgaagaagaagatgatgaagatACTACTACTACAACTACTGCTACTGCTAACAACGTTGGTGTTTCAGGTAGTAGTAGTACAAGGTTGTTGCCGCCGAATCCTCCGGTACCGGTGACGGTGGGGTCCATTTCAAATCACCACCATCATCATAATAACCATAATCATAATAATCATCATTTACAGCCTCCGAGGAAGAGTTTTCCACCGAATACTACAAGGGTTTTTAGGACAGCAACaccagcagcagcagcagctccTGTTTGGAAACCTGGTGATGAAATGATTGGTGTTTCTGTCCCAAGAAAAGCCCGTTCTG CATCTACTAAGAGGTCACATGATTGGATTTCTGGGGTCAGCGGTGGTGGTTGTGTTGGTGGTAATAGTGGTGTTATTACAGGAGAGCAAATACATCAGCAAGTTTCGACAGCATCGCCGGTGAGACAGAATATTCCGGCAACATCAACACAATCACCGGCAGCTCCTTTATCTCCATCTTCTTCCAATGTTTCAGTCAGAAAGAAAATT AAGCCTAATGGACAAAAAAGGCCGCCGGCAAAGTCACCACCAAAAGCTGCTTCATCCAACAACCCTGAAGAGCTAGAGATTGAGATTGCTGAAGTGTTATACGGGTTGATGACCCAGTCACAAGGACCTTCCAAGAAAGAAAGTGGTGGAGGAGGACGAAATGATACAACAAGAGAAGTCAATAACAGATCCAGAGTTTCTTCTCCTGTTTCAAATTCTAACTCATCAGCTACTCCTTTATCTGCTGTTG CTCCAAAGAGGAAAAGACCGAGGCAAGTCTTGGAAAATCCTGGAGGATTTGGTGCAAGGAGCAGCCCCATTTCATCTTCTACAGCTACTAATAAAGTGGAgatggatcagacaacaacaatgAAGATGGAGGTTTCTTCTCCTAATTTGGAGAAGACCCCACAATCTGCTGCTGAAAATGGTGTATCTTTATATGATTTAAGTGCTTCTGTACAAAGTTTGCCGGTTGCATCGGATCCGGTACCGGAGACGATGAAGGTGGAATCTGAGGCCAAGAGGAGGCCTGAGGAATCTGAATTTATGGAGAGTAAGGAGGAGGTGAGGGAGTCTTCTACTTTGGGAGCAGAAAATAGTAATCGTGAGGATGCTGTTGCAGTTACCCAAGT GATTGTTTCAGAAGTTGAAAGTCAGAGAGAGGAGAAATTCCAGATAGATCTTATG TTAAGATCATCACCTGAAAGGGAAGCTGAGATAGATTTTGGATCAGCAGCTGTGGATAAGAAGCCTATTTTAGCAGAAAATATAGTA GAAATGAAGCCTTCAGTGAAGGAGAAGGATAATGAAAGGATTGGCAAGGCTGAGAAAGAAGAAGTGATCAGTGTTGAAGCTGACGAAAAGAAGACAAAAGCAGCAGCCCTTGAGGAACTTAATCCTCATAAGGCAAGTGAGGGTAGCAGGGGTAGGAATATTGATCTTCAGCTAGATTTGGAAAGGCCAGAAAAGGATAGTGGTGTAAGTAGCAAATTCCAACAGCAGAGTCAAAAGTTGCTGCAGCAGCAGCCTCCACCACAAAAAGCTACTAAAGAAGAACCAATTATAGAAAAAACAG GTCAATCAAGCTCTTTACCAATGCCAATGTCTATGGCTAGCTGGCCTGGTGGGCTTCCTCCCATGGG ATACATGGCACCTTTGCAAGGAGTTGTAGCTATGGATGGAACCACAGTTTCCTCTGCTCCAATCCAG CCGTTGTTCTCTCAACCGCGGCCAAAAAGATGTGCGACACATTGTTACATTGCCAGGAACATACATTGCCTTCAGCAATTCATGAAGATGCATCCTTTCTGGCCACCAGCTGCTGGCTCTGCACCATTCTATGGAGCCAAGACCAATCTCAATGTTCTGCCGCCCACAGATCTAGCTGGGAGAGCAACTGCTGGGCCAGATAAGGGTCAGGGGCTTGCCATTTTCCCTAATAATGTTGGTAAAGACAAAGTCCAGCCTGCAAACATTGCAGATGCTACTGCTCAGAGAAAGCAGCAAATATTACTCCAGCAAGCATTGCCGCCTGTTGCGCCTAACAATCTACTG CATGGGCCTACTTTCATCTTCCCTATAAATCAACAACAGGCAGCTGCAGCTGCTGCTGTGCGACCCGGTCCCACAAAGTCACCTAGCACAACGGCCACTGCAGCCTTGCCTAACACATCCAATCCTGCTGCTGGCACTGCTGCTTCAGCGGCAGCTGGTGGAGCTGCTACTGCAATTAGTTTCAACTACCCAAATATGTCTCCTAATGAAGCTCAGTACTTGGCGATCTTGCAGAATAATGCGTATGCTTTCCCAATACCTGCTGTAGGAGCACCTCCAAATTATAGAGGAGCTCATCCGCAGCCTATGCCATTGTTCAATGGGTCTTTCTATTCTTCCCAGATGATTCATCCATCCCAGGTTCAGCAACAGCAGCAGCCGCCTACATCGCAGTCGCAACAAATGCAACAAGGTCAACAAAACACAAGCATGTCTAGTGGATCCTCTTCATCCCAGAAGCATTTGCAGAGCCAGCAGCAGAGGTCCCAAGGCAATGCTGTTACTGGTGGCAATTTGCATAATTTTCCTGGGTCAAAGAATCATCCATCTCAGTCCCCAGCACAGTCACAAAATCAGCATATTCCTCAACAGACACGTCATATTGAAAATGAGGTGGGTAGTGAAGATAGCCCATCAACTACAGAGAGGAAAAGGTCTCATGGACCGATGAATGTGTACAATCAGAATTTTGCTATGCCCATGCATCCCTCAAACTTTGGTTTGATGACTCCTCCAGCTACTTTTGGTATTGCGTCTTCTGCCGGTGGTGGCAGTAATCATCAAACTGAGAAGAAGTCGCAGCAACAACAAGGTTTAAAAACGAATCTAGAATCAGTGCCGCCTCAACCTTTTGCTATGTCATTTGCTTCCTTAAATGGAGCCACTGCTGGTCCTGGCATTGACATGTCCATGGCACAGAATCATGCTATTTTTCAGAGTCTCCCTGAAGCTACGAGGCAAAATTTACAGATGGCTGCAGCTGCTGCTCAGGCTGTGCAGCAGaagaaaaatttcagaatatcCGAGGATGGTAAATCTGGATCCAGCGACCAGTCTGGGGCTGATGCTGAAAGGAAAGGTTTAGCTATGAAGCAGCCTTCAGTAAATGCTGGTCAGTCTATTGCATTTTCAAGGTCTGAGATGTCCGATGCCTCCGGTTCTAATATTGCTGCCAACAGTGTCATTGATAGCTCATCAAGGTCCTTAAATCTTCCCTCTGGTGCTTCATGGACTGCTCGAGCTGCAATGCCAAATGCTATGGGAGCTGTAAATGTCCCTAATGCACAGTTACAAGCTCAAATTCAGCATCAGCAGCAGCAGATGATTCAGCTTCATaagcaacagcaacagcaacagcagatggCTGCGGCTGCTGCTGCTCGGAGTAAGACACCAGCTTCTAGTAATGGGAATGCCTACTCTGATCACTTGACATCGTCGGCTTCTGCCTCTTCAAAGTTTCCAAATGCAATGTCTGCTTTTCCTCAAAACCTTGTACAGACTGGTAACAACAGCAGTCAAGCTCAGTCGCCTCAGTGGAAAAATTCTACCAGAACATCTACGTCCCAAGCTCCATCATCTTTGTCATCCACTTCTTCTCTGAAAAACCTTTCTCAGCAGCAGGTTAGATCCCAGCAAAGCCACACACAAATATCTTTTGGCACAAATCAGAAATCAGCTGCTCCTCCACAGGGACAACAGCCTCCTAATAATAACCAGTCTCCCTCTTCGCCCATGATGGTTGGCTCTCCTACAACTTCTTCAATCTCAAAAGGTGCCTGTGGAAGCCCAAGGCATACAAATTCTGCTTCTGCAAGCAATAAAACCGGCGGCCAAAGCTCATCATTGTCAACACAGCAGGGCAAATCCTCGCCTTCACTTCCCAACCAAAAGTCATCTCCTGCTGGTGGAAGGAATGTGCCGTCAATTCTTGGAAACCCTCATACTGCTTCAACTTCAGGCAGTGGAACTAAGTCTcaaatgcaacaacaacaacagcaactaCAGCAACAACAGCAGCATTTACAGAAGAGTATGCAGCAAGCACAACTGTTCTTCTCAAGTCCATATATGCAAGCTCAACCCCCGCATTCTACTGGTACAAATTCTACAGGTCAAGCTACTGGGGGATATTATCTTCAAAGAAGGCGTTCAGAACAGCCGGCTCAACAACCGACTGGTTCATCAACGGCATCATCGTCAAGTGGAATGTTGACTTTGTGTCCTGTTACTCTAGGTGGTGGCACCACCTCTGATCCTGCAAAAGCGATTGCAGCAGCAGCAGCTGCTAGTAATATGAAAGGTGGAGTCTTGCCCTCGCAGGGCATCCTTCATGCGGCCCAATATACAACACCAACATCTGGAAGTCAACATCAGCTTTTGCCTGCTGGTTTCTCGTATGTTCACCCTGTTCCTGCAGCAGTTCAAGTGAAGCCAGCTGAACAGAAACAACCTGCGG GAAATGACAATTTGCATGCGTGCTGGCAGCCTGAGAAGAAATGA
- the LOC104240900 gene encoding protein TIME FOR COFFEE isoform X1: MDRNREARRSGGMVAAAATSNGLSSRRRHRTNSLRDSPDEDGGVEIQESVRLRERVKKDRDRERERERERERERERDNRDRDRDRISRSKRRRGERLIGGVDDSSEESVNDDEEEDDEDTTTTTTATANNVGVSGSSSTRLLPPNPPVPVTVGSISNHHHHHNNHNHNNHHLQPPRKSFPPNTTRVFRTATPAAAAAPVWKPGDEMIGVSVPRKARSASTKRSHDWISGVSGGGCVGGNSGVITGEQIHQQVSTASPVRQNIPATSTQSPAAPLSPSSSNVSVRKKIKPNGQKRPPAKSPPKAASSNNPEELEIEIAEVLYGLMTQSQGPSKKESGGGGRNDTTREVNNRSRVSSPVSNSNSSATPLSAVAPKRKRPRQVLENPGGFGARSSPISSSTATNKVEMDQTTTMKMEVSSPNLEKTPQSAAENGVSLYDLSASVQSLPVASDPVPETMKVESEAKRRPEESEFMESKEEVRESSTLGAENSNREDAVAVTQVIVSEVESQREEKFQIDLMAPPPQLRSSPEREAEIDFGSAAVDKKPILAENIVEMKPSVKEKDNERIGKAEKEEVISVEADEKKTKAAALEELNPHKASEGSRGRNIDLQLDLERPEKDSGVSSKFQQQSQKLLQQQPPPQKATKEEPIIEKTGQSSSLPMPMSMASWPGGLPPMGYMAPLQGVVAMDGTTVSSAPIQPLFSQPRPKRCATHCYIARNIHCLQQFMKMHPFWPPAAGSAPFYGAKTNLNVLPPTDLAGRATAGPDKGQGLAIFPNNVGKDKVQPANIADATAQRKQQILLQQALPPVAPNNLLHGPTFIFPINQQQAAAAAAVRPGPTKSPSTTATAALPNTSNPAAGTAASAAAGGAATAISFNYPNMSPNEAQYLAILQNNAYAFPIPAVGAPPNYRGAHPQPMPLFNGSFYSSQMIHPSQVQQQQQPPTSQSQQMQQGQQNTSMSSGSSSSQKHLQSQQQRSQGNAVTGGNLHNFPGSKNHPSQSPAQSQNQHIPQQTRHIENEVGSEDSPSTTERKRSHGPMNVYNQNFAMPMHPSNFGLMTPPATFGIASSAGGGSNHQTEKKSQQQQGLKTNLESVPPQPFAMSFASLNGATAGPGIDMSMAQNHAIFQSLPEATRQNLQMAAAAAQAVQQKKNFRISEDGKSGSSDQSGADAERKGLAMKQPSVNAGQSIAFSRSEMSDASGSNIAANSVIDSSSRSLNLPSGASWTARAAMPNAMGAVNVPNAQLQAQIQHQQQQMIQLHKQQQQQQQMAAAAAARSKTPASSNGNAYSDHLTSSASASSKFPNAMSAFPQNLVQTGNNSSQAQSPQWKNSTRTSTSQAPSSLSSTSSLKNLSQQQVRSQQSHTQISFGTNQKSAAPPQGQQPPNNNQSPSSPMMVGSPTTSSISKGACGSPRHTNSASASNKTGGQSSSLSTQQGKSSPSLPNQKSSPAGGRNVPSILGNPHTASTSGSGTKSQMQQQQQQLQQQQQHLQKSMQQAQLFFSSPYMQAQPPHSTGTNSTGQATGGYYLQRRRSEQPAQQPTGSSTASSSSGMLTLCPVTLGGGTTSDPAKAIAAAAAASNMKGGVLPSQGILHAAQYTTPTSGSQHQLLPAGFSYVHPVPAAVQVKPAEQKQPAGNDNLHACWQPEKK, from the exons ATGGATAGGAACAGAGAAGCAAGAAGAAGTGGGGGTATGGTAGCAGCGGCAGCTACATCTAATGGATTATCATCAAGACGCAGACATAGAACTAATAGTCTTAGAGATTCCCCTG ATGAAGATGGGGGTGTAGAGATACAAGAATCTGTAAGGTTAAGGGAAAGAGTGAAGAAAGATCGAGATCGTGAACGGGAAAGAGAAAGAGAACGAGAACGAGAGAGAGAAAGGGATAATAGGGATAGAGATAGAGATAGGATAAGTCGGAGTAAAAGGAGGAGAGGTGAAAGGTTAATTGGTGGTGTTGATGATAGTTCAGAAGAAAGTGTAaacgatgatgaagaagaagatgatgaagatACTACTACTACAACTACTGCTACTGCTAACAACGTTGGTGTTTCAGGTAGTAGTAGTACAAGGTTGTTGCCGCCGAATCCTCCGGTACCGGTGACGGTGGGGTCCATTTCAAATCACCACCATCATCATAATAACCATAATCATAATAATCATCATTTACAGCCTCCGAGGAAGAGTTTTCCACCGAATACTACAAGGGTTTTTAGGACAGCAACaccagcagcagcagcagctccTGTTTGGAAACCTGGTGATGAAATGATTGGTGTTTCTGTCCCAAGAAAAGCCCGTTCTG CATCTACTAAGAGGTCACATGATTGGATTTCTGGGGTCAGCGGTGGTGGTTGTGTTGGTGGTAATAGTGGTGTTATTACAGGAGAGCAAATACATCAGCAAGTTTCGACAGCATCGCCGGTGAGACAGAATATTCCGGCAACATCAACACAATCACCGGCAGCTCCTTTATCTCCATCTTCTTCCAATGTTTCAGTCAGAAAGAAAATT AAGCCTAATGGACAAAAAAGGCCGCCGGCAAAGTCACCACCAAAAGCTGCTTCATCCAACAACCCTGAAGAGCTAGAGATTGAGATTGCTGAAGTGTTATACGGGTTGATGACCCAGTCACAAGGACCTTCCAAGAAAGAAAGTGGTGGAGGAGGACGAAATGATACAACAAGAGAAGTCAATAACAGATCCAGAGTTTCTTCTCCTGTTTCAAATTCTAACTCATCAGCTACTCCTTTATCTGCTGTTG CTCCAAAGAGGAAAAGACCGAGGCAAGTCTTGGAAAATCCTGGAGGATTTGGTGCAAGGAGCAGCCCCATTTCATCTTCTACAGCTACTAATAAAGTGGAgatggatcagacaacaacaatgAAGATGGAGGTTTCTTCTCCTAATTTGGAGAAGACCCCACAATCTGCTGCTGAAAATGGTGTATCTTTATATGATTTAAGTGCTTCTGTACAAAGTTTGCCGGTTGCATCGGATCCGGTACCGGAGACGATGAAGGTGGAATCTGAGGCCAAGAGGAGGCCTGAGGAATCTGAATTTATGGAGAGTAAGGAGGAGGTGAGGGAGTCTTCTACTTTGGGAGCAGAAAATAGTAATCGTGAGGATGCTGTTGCAGTTACCCAAGT GATTGTTTCAGAAGTTGAAAGTCAGAGAGAGGAGAAATTCCAGATAGATCTTATG GCCCCTCCACCGCAGTTAAGATCATCACCTGAAAGGGAAGCTGAGATAGATTTTGGATCAGCAGCTGTGGATAAGAAGCCTATTTTAGCAGAAAATATAGTA GAAATGAAGCCTTCAGTGAAGGAGAAGGATAATGAAAGGATTGGCAAGGCTGAGAAAGAAGAAGTGATCAGTGTTGAAGCTGACGAAAAGAAGACAAAAGCAGCAGCCCTTGAGGAACTTAATCCTCATAAGGCAAGTGAGGGTAGCAGGGGTAGGAATATTGATCTTCAGCTAGATTTGGAAAGGCCAGAAAAGGATAGTGGTGTAAGTAGCAAATTCCAACAGCAGAGTCAAAAGTTGCTGCAGCAGCAGCCTCCACCACAAAAAGCTACTAAAGAAGAACCAATTATAGAAAAAACAG GTCAATCAAGCTCTTTACCAATGCCAATGTCTATGGCTAGCTGGCCTGGTGGGCTTCCTCCCATGGG ATACATGGCACCTTTGCAAGGAGTTGTAGCTATGGATGGAACCACAGTTTCCTCTGCTCCAATCCAG CCGTTGTTCTCTCAACCGCGGCCAAAAAGATGTGCGACACATTGTTACATTGCCAGGAACATACATTGCCTTCAGCAATTCATGAAGATGCATCCTTTCTGGCCACCAGCTGCTGGCTCTGCACCATTCTATGGAGCCAAGACCAATCTCAATGTTCTGCCGCCCACAGATCTAGCTGGGAGAGCAACTGCTGGGCCAGATAAGGGTCAGGGGCTTGCCATTTTCCCTAATAATGTTGGTAAAGACAAAGTCCAGCCTGCAAACATTGCAGATGCTACTGCTCAGAGAAAGCAGCAAATATTACTCCAGCAAGCATTGCCGCCTGTTGCGCCTAACAATCTACTG CATGGGCCTACTTTCATCTTCCCTATAAATCAACAACAGGCAGCTGCAGCTGCTGCTGTGCGACCCGGTCCCACAAAGTCACCTAGCACAACGGCCACTGCAGCCTTGCCTAACACATCCAATCCTGCTGCTGGCACTGCTGCTTCAGCGGCAGCTGGTGGAGCTGCTACTGCAATTAGTTTCAACTACCCAAATATGTCTCCTAATGAAGCTCAGTACTTGGCGATCTTGCAGAATAATGCGTATGCTTTCCCAATACCTGCTGTAGGAGCACCTCCAAATTATAGAGGAGCTCATCCGCAGCCTATGCCATTGTTCAATGGGTCTTTCTATTCTTCCCAGATGATTCATCCATCCCAGGTTCAGCAACAGCAGCAGCCGCCTACATCGCAGTCGCAACAAATGCAACAAGGTCAACAAAACACAAGCATGTCTAGTGGATCCTCTTCATCCCAGAAGCATTTGCAGAGCCAGCAGCAGAGGTCCCAAGGCAATGCTGTTACTGGTGGCAATTTGCATAATTTTCCTGGGTCAAAGAATCATCCATCTCAGTCCCCAGCACAGTCACAAAATCAGCATATTCCTCAACAGACACGTCATATTGAAAATGAGGTGGGTAGTGAAGATAGCCCATCAACTACAGAGAGGAAAAGGTCTCATGGACCGATGAATGTGTACAATCAGAATTTTGCTATGCCCATGCATCCCTCAAACTTTGGTTTGATGACTCCTCCAGCTACTTTTGGTATTGCGTCTTCTGCCGGTGGTGGCAGTAATCATCAAACTGAGAAGAAGTCGCAGCAACAACAAGGTTTAAAAACGAATCTAGAATCAGTGCCGCCTCAACCTTTTGCTATGTCATTTGCTTCCTTAAATGGAGCCACTGCTGGTCCTGGCATTGACATGTCCATGGCACAGAATCATGCTATTTTTCAGAGTCTCCCTGAAGCTACGAGGCAAAATTTACAGATGGCTGCAGCTGCTGCTCAGGCTGTGCAGCAGaagaaaaatttcagaatatcCGAGGATGGTAAATCTGGATCCAGCGACCAGTCTGGGGCTGATGCTGAAAGGAAAGGTTTAGCTATGAAGCAGCCTTCAGTAAATGCTGGTCAGTCTATTGCATTTTCAAGGTCTGAGATGTCCGATGCCTCCGGTTCTAATATTGCTGCCAACAGTGTCATTGATAGCTCATCAAGGTCCTTAAATCTTCCCTCTGGTGCTTCATGGACTGCTCGAGCTGCAATGCCAAATGCTATGGGAGCTGTAAATGTCCCTAATGCACAGTTACAAGCTCAAATTCAGCATCAGCAGCAGCAGATGATTCAGCTTCATaagcaacagcaacagcaacagcagatggCTGCGGCTGCTGCTGCTCGGAGTAAGACACCAGCTTCTAGTAATGGGAATGCCTACTCTGATCACTTGACATCGTCGGCTTCTGCCTCTTCAAAGTTTCCAAATGCAATGTCTGCTTTTCCTCAAAACCTTGTACAGACTGGTAACAACAGCAGTCAAGCTCAGTCGCCTCAGTGGAAAAATTCTACCAGAACATCTACGTCCCAAGCTCCATCATCTTTGTCATCCACTTCTTCTCTGAAAAACCTTTCTCAGCAGCAGGTTAGATCCCAGCAAAGCCACACACAAATATCTTTTGGCACAAATCAGAAATCAGCTGCTCCTCCACAGGGACAACAGCCTCCTAATAATAACCAGTCTCCCTCTTCGCCCATGATGGTTGGCTCTCCTACAACTTCTTCAATCTCAAAAGGTGCCTGTGGAAGCCCAAGGCATACAAATTCTGCTTCTGCAAGCAATAAAACCGGCGGCCAAAGCTCATCATTGTCAACACAGCAGGGCAAATCCTCGCCTTCACTTCCCAACCAAAAGTCATCTCCTGCTGGTGGAAGGAATGTGCCGTCAATTCTTGGAAACCCTCATACTGCTTCAACTTCAGGCAGTGGAACTAAGTCTcaaatgcaacaacaacaacagcaactaCAGCAACAACAGCAGCATTTACAGAAGAGTATGCAGCAAGCACAACTGTTCTTCTCAAGTCCATATATGCAAGCTCAACCCCCGCATTCTACTGGTACAAATTCTACAGGTCAAGCTACTGGGGGATATTATCTTCAAAGAAGGCGTTCAGAACAGCCGGCTCAACAACCGACTGGTTCATCAACGGCATCATCGTCAAGTGGAATGTTGACTTTGTGTCCTGTTACTCTAGGTGGTGGCACCACCTCTGATCCTGCAAAAGCGATTGCAGCAGCAGCAGCTGCTAGTAATATGAAAGGTGGAGTCTTGCCCTCGCAGGGCATCCTTCATGCGGCCCAATATACAACACCAACATCTGGAAGTCAACATCAGCTTTTGCCTGCTGGTTTCTCGTATGTTCACCCTGTTCCTGCAGCAGTTCAAGTGAAGCCAGCTGAACAGAAACAACCTGCGG GAAATGACAATTTGCATGCGTGCTGGCAGCCTGAGAAGAAATGA